A portion of the Doryrhamphus excisus isolate RoL2022-K1 chromosome 20, RoL_Dexc_1.0, whole genome shotgun sequence genome contains these proteins:
- the LOC131108260 gene encoding Kv channel-interacting protein 2 isoform X3, producing MQLFFREKWEVEGLQTVGILLVVCSSLKLMHFLGLIDLTTAGKTNDSLEDDFELSTVCHRPESMDKLEEQTKFTKKELQVLYRGFKNECPSGVVNEENFKSIYSQFFPQGDSSMYAHFLFEAFDTDKNGSVSFEDFVFGLSIILRGTINDRLNWAFNLYDLNKDGCITKEEMLDIMKSIYDMMGKYTYPTMQDDAPREHVESFFQKMDRNQDGVVTIEEFIESCKKDENIMQSMQLFDNVI from the exons atgcaaCTGTTCTTCCGAGAAAAGTGGGAGGTGGAGGGGCTGCAGACTGTGGGCATCCTCTTGGTGGTGTGCAGCTCCCTCAAACTGATGCACTTTTTGGGGCTCATCGACCTTACCACGGCAGGTAAGACTAATG ACAGCTTAGAAGATGACTTTGAACTCTCCACTGTGTGTCATCGGCCCGAAAGCATGGACAAGCTGGAAGAGCAAACAAAGTTCACCAAAAAGGAGCTGCAAGTTCTCTACAGGGGCTTCAAGAAT GAGTGTCCGAGCGGTGTGGTGAATGAGGAGAATTTTAAGAGCATCTACTCCCAGTTCTTTCCTCAGGGAG ATTCCAGTATGTATgcgcacttcctgtttgaagcCTTCGACACCGACAAGAACGGCTCTGTTAGTTTTGAG GACTTTGTGTTCGGCCTGTCAATCATTCTGAGGGGGACCATTAATGACCGGTTAAACTGGGCCTTTAACCTCTATGACCTGAACAAGGACGGCTGCATCACCAAAGAG GAGATGCTGGATATCATGAAGTCCATCTACGACATGATGGGGAAGTACACGTACCCCACTATGCAGGATGATGCACCAAGAGAGCATGTGGAGAGCTTCTTCCAG aaAATGGACCGAAATCAAGATGGTGTGGTTACTATAGAGGAGTTTATCGAGTCGTGTAAAAAG
- the LOC131108260 gene encoding Kv channel-interacting protein 2 isoform X8, translating to MLLFSDSLEDDFELSTVCHRPESMDKLEEQTKFTKKELQVLYRGFKNECPSGVVNEENFKSIYSQFFPQGDSSMYAHFLFEAFDTDKNGSVSFEDFVFGLSIILRGTINDRLNWAFNLYDLNKDGCITKEEMLDIMKSIYDMMGKYTYPTMQDDAPREHVESFFQKMDRNQDGVVTIEEFIESCKKDENIMQSMQLFDNVI from the exons ATGCTTTTGTTTTCAG ACAGCTTAGAAGATGACTTTGAACTCTCCACTGTGTGTCATCGGCCCGAAAGCATGGACAAGCTGGAAGAGCAAACAAAGTTCACCAAAAAGGAGCTGCAAGTTCTCTACAGGGGCTTCAAGAAT GAGTGTCCGAGCGGTGTGGTGAATGAGGAGAATTTTAAGAGCATCTACTCCCAGTTCTTTCCTCAGGGAG ATTCCAGTATGTATgcgcacttcctgtttgaagcCTTCGACACCGACAAGAACGGCTCTGTTAGTTTTGAG GACTTTGTGTTCGGCCTGTCAATCATTCTGAGGGGGACCATTAATGACCGGTTAAACTGGGCCTTTAACCTCTATGACCTGAACAAGGACGGCTGCATCACCAAAGAG GAGATGCTGGATATCATGAAGTCCATCTACGACATGATGGGGAAGTACACGTACCCCACTATGCAGGATGATGCACCAAGAGAGCATGTGGAGAGCTTCTTCCAG aaAATGGACCGAAATCAAGATGGTGTGGTTACTATAGAGGAGTTTATCGAGTCGTGTAAAAAG
- the LOC131108260 gene encoding Kv channel-interacting protein 2 isoform X4 yields MQLFFREKWEVEGLQTVGILLVVCSSLKLMHFLGLIDLTTADSLEDDFELSTVCHRPESMDKLEEQTKFTKKELQVLYRGFKNECPSGVVNEENFKSIYSQFFPQGDSSMYAHFLFEAFDTDKNGSVSFEDFVFGLSIILRGTINDRLNWAFNLYDLNKDGCITKEEMLDIMKSIYDMMGKYTYPTMQDDAPREHVESFFQKMDRNQDGVVTIEEFIESCKKDENIMQSMQLFDNVI; encoded by the exons atgcaaCTGTTCTTCCGAGAAAAGTGGGAGGTGGAGGGGCTGCAGACTGTGGGCATCCTCTTGGTGGTGTGCAGCTCCCTCAAACTGATGCACTTTTTGGGGCTCATCGACCTTACCACGGCAG ACAGCTTAGAAGATGACTTTGAACTCTCCACTGTGTGTCATCGGCCCGAAAGCATGGACAAGCTGGAAGAGCAAACAAAGTTCACCAAAAAGGAGCTGCAAGTTCTCTACAGGGGCTTCAAGAAT GAGTGTCCGAGCGGTGTGGTGAATGAGGAGAATTTTAAGAGCATCTACTCCCAGTTCTTTCCTCAGGGAG ATTCCAGTATGTATgcgcacttcctgtttgaagcCTTCGACACCGACAAGAACGGCTCTGTTAGTTTTGAG GACTTTGTGTTCGGCCTGTCAATCATTCTGAGGGGGACCATTAATGACCGGTTAAACTGGGCCTTTAACCTCTATGACCTGAACAAGGACGGCTGCATCACCAAAGAG GAGATGCTGGATATCATGAAGTCCATCTACGACATGATGGGGAAGTACACGTACCCCACTATGCAGGATGATGCACCAAGAGAGCATGTGGAGAGCTTCTTCCAG aaAATGGACCGAAATCAAGATGGTGTGGTTACTATAGAGGAGTTTATCGAGTCGTGTAAAAAG